The following proteins are encoded in a genomic region of Methylococcales bacterium:
- a CDS encoding chemotaxis protein CheW — MTDNYRMRDDTLDKEQLIQMVGFKIGKETFGVDILMVQEIIRSAPITYVPNSPEFVEGVINLRGSIIPVIDLRKRLNLNTGDYRQETDWILILDIGGRITGFIVDWVTDVIKIQENTIDPPPDILVAGLQSQYIRGVCEVEEALLILLDFNRILLVDEIIKLKNVSVDQEKNEAG, encoded by the coding sequence ATGACTGATAATTATAGAATGAGGGATGATACACTGGATAAGGAACAGCTTATTCAGATGGTCGGGTTTAAAATTGGTAAAGAAACATTTGGTGTCGATATTCTCATGGTACAAGAGATTATTCGTTCGGCACCCATTACTTATGTCCCTAATTCACCTGAATTTGTTGAGGGTGTGATTAATTTACGGGGAAGTATTATTCCCGTCATTGATTTACGGAAGCGATTAAACCTAAATACAGGTGATTATCGTCAAGAAACCGATTGGATTCTCATTTTAGATATAGGGGGTCGAATTACGGGTTTTATTGTTGATTGGGTCACAGATGTTATTAAAATTCAAGAAAATACAATAGATCCGCCCCCTGATATTCTGGTTGCAGGATTGCAAAGCCAGTATATTAGAGGCGTTTGTGAGGTTGAAGAGGCGCTATTGATTTTGTTAGATTTTAATCGTATTTTGTTAGTTGATGAAATTATAAAATTAAAAAATGTAAGCGTTGACCAAGAAAAAAATGAGGCAGGTTAG
- a CDS encoding methyl-accepting chemotaxis protein gives MKWFRDLSLRIRLLAFFLVVGIVPFAVSGFIAATSSSAALEEQIFDSLTAVRQVKKERLESYFAARKGDVSVLANTVSAMKNEGFSKLEAIQALQKIQLEDYFDTRFKLMADVQQNIRFTEGVKLFSAAFKQGIKSEAYRALSSTKEKGFKTFLVQSGFYDLFLIDAEGNVVYSVAKESDFGVNIKTGALKTSGIGRVFTKSRTQIVIEDFSWYEPSKAQAAFLATPLTDNSGRYIGSVVFQISADPINKITQQRSGLGQTAESYLVGRSSDNKNSLRSKRLLKKGGVGDEELGADVNSVLDGDQGRITKSGGTGILKISVYTPLEIPGLKWGIISSATMEEVVVPKIKGEEEDYLVKYKKAYGYNDLFLIDPSGFIFYTTDHDLEYRTNILTGIYSSTNLGKLIGQINKSKTFGFADFKLYAPSNNYPAAFVAQPVVKDGKVELIVVLKLSIKKINEVMQQRAGMGETGESYLVGSDNLMRSDSVFDKTHKVKASFENPNNGSVKTKAFKEALAGNDGAIRIDNYRGVSVLSSYTQLKVFNTTWALIAEIDEDEALSSVTALRRYMMILGLIVGVLIVAFALYVAKSIANPIVNMANTITKIAENRDLTLDVPVESDDEIGHMSVAFNNMMHIIHEAFKTVNESAFKVADGAENVARRAAANRERAQSELVRAHESVDIISEMGGTARQVSQASEAQKMAAETSTITITRLLDSVSKVSELAATQNKEATETMVRVSEMGQIGTKVVATAREQGAMVARVSSAVASITGAVENMNKAVGQATEHGKASLIAAEEGRKSVSSTVEGMQAIADSSEQISDIIGVITEIAEQTNLLALNAAIEAARAGAHGKGFAVVADEVGKLAQRSSEAAKEITQLIKDSSERVADGSKLTDESQQSLIKIDEGGRDNMRAIDEIERTADVLAQGTEQVQGLMKELNVLAEQIAGMAGEQGERREVAEKALLLLLEESNRITELVGEANKGANEIGTEMNSIVSRTEEMSTMTDQQAKRSAKVVNISNSSAQAAEQTVEGAGTVVKITEGLQDLSKDLTTQVENFKI, from the coding sequence ATGAAATGGTTTAGAGACCTCAGTCTCAGGATAAGACTACTGGCTTTCTTCTTGGTTGTAGGGATTGTTCCTTTTGCAGTAAGTGGATTTATTGCGGCAACGAGTTCTTCTGCTGCTTTGGAAGAACAAATTTTTGACTCGTTAACAGCGGTTCGACAAGTAAAAAAAGAACGCCTTGAGTCTTATTTTGCTGCTCGTAAAGGGGATGTCTCGGTTTTGGCAAACACCGTATCTGCGATGAAAAATGAAGGGTTTAGTAAGCTAGAAGCTATTCAAGCGTTACAAAAAATTCAGCTTGAAGACTATTTCGATACTCGATTTAAATTAATGGCTGACGTACAACAAAATATACGTTTTACTGAGGGGGTAAAGTTGTTTTCAGCCGCTTTTAAGCAAGGTATAAAAAGTGAAGCGTATAGGGCATTATCCTCAACAAAAGAAAAGGGCTTTAAAACTTTTTTAGTTCAATCAGGTTTTTATGATCTTTTTTTAATTGATGCTGAAGGTAACGTTGTTTACAGTGTTGCGAAAGAGTCAGATTTTGGTGTTAATATTAAAACAGGTGCATTAAAGACATCAGGAATAGGACGTGTATTTACTAAATCACGAACACAAATTGTGATTGAGGATTTTTCGTGGTACGAGCCTTCTAAAGCCCAAGCTGCTTTTTTGGCCACGCCTTTAACAGACAATTCAGGACGATATATCGGAAGTGTTGTTTTTCAAATTTCAGCAGATCCTATTAATAAAATCACTCAACAACGAAGTGGTTTAGGTCAAACCGCTGAGAGTTATTTGGTGGGTCGATCGTCTGACAATAAAAACTCCTTGCGAAGTAAACGATTATTAAAGAAAGGTGGCGTTGGTGACGAAGAGTTAGGTGCAGACGTTAACTCGGTACTGGATGGCGATCAAGGACGGATTACTAAATCGGGCGGAACGGGGATATTAAAGATTAGTGTTTATACCCCACTTGAGATACCTGGTTTAAAATGGGGGATTATTTCTTCGGCAACTATGGAAGAGGTCGTTGTACCCAAGATAAAAGGGGAAGAGGAAGATTATCTGGTTAAGTATAAAAAAGCCTATGGTTATAATGATTTATTCTTAATTGATCCAAGTGGTTTTATTTTCTATACCACAGATCATGATTTAGAATATCGTACTAATATTTTGACAGGAATTTATTCATCAACCAATCTTGGAAAACTGATTGGTCAAATTAATAAATCTAAGACATTTGGGTTTGCTGATTTTAAACTTTATGCCCCTTCAAATAATTATCCTGCGGCTTTTGTGGCTCAACCGGTTGTTAAGGATGGAAAAGTAGAATTAATTGTTGTATTAAAGCTCTCTATTAAAAAAATTAACGAAGTCATGCAGCAACGTGCAGGGATGGGGGAAACGGGAGAAAGTTATTTGGTGGGTTCGGATAATTTAATGCGTTCTGATTCTGTTTTTGATAAAACACATAAAGTAAAAGCTTCATTTGAAAACCCGAATAACGGGAGTGTAAAAACTAAAGCGTTTAAAGAAGCCTTAGCGGGTAATGACGGTGCGATACGAATTGATAACTATCGGGGAGTTTCTGTATTATCGTCGTATACGCAATTAAAAGTTTTTAATACGACATGGGCTCTTATTGCTGAAATTGATGAAGACGAAGCGTTAAGTTCTGTAACCGCATTACGACGCTATATGATGATTTTAGGCTTAATTGTTGGAGTTTTGATTGTTGCCTTTGCTCTTTATGTTGCGAAATCAATTGCGAATCCGATTGTAAACATGGCGAATACGATTACAAAAATTGCTGAAAATAGAGATTTAACGCTAGATGTTCCCGTGGAATCGGATGATGAAATTGGACATATGTCGGTTGCGTTTAATAATATGATGCATATTATTCATGAAGCGTTTAAAACAGTAAATGAGTCCGCGTTTAAAGTGGCGGATGGTGCAGAAAACGTGGCAAGACGAGCAGCAGCAAATAGAGAGAGGGCGCAAAGTGAGTTAGTTCGTGCGCATGAATCGGTGGATATTATCTCAGAAATGGGAGGGACTGCACGTCAAGTGAGTCAGGCATCGGAAGCACAGAAAATGGCGGCAGAAACATCAACGATAACGATTACACGATTACTGGATTCAGTCTCAAAGGTATCAGAATTAGCGGCAACTCAGAATAAAGAGGCTACTGAAACCATGGTACGGGTATCTGAGATGGGGCAAATCGGAACGAAGGTTGTTGCAACCGCAAGAGAACAGGGGGCGATGGTAGCCCGGGTATCTTCAGCGGTAGCATCAATTACAGGGGCTGTGGAAAATATGAATAAAGCCGTTGGACAAGCCACAGAACATGGTAAAGCATCACTAATCGCCGCTGAAGAAGGTCGAAAATCAGTATCATCAACGGTAGAAGGGATGCAGGCTATTGCGGACTCATCTGAACAAATCTCTGATATTATCGGGGTAATTACTGAAATTGCTGAACAAACTAACTTATTAGCACTGAATGCTGCGATCGAAGCGGCAAGAGCGGGAGCGCATGGTAAAGGTTTTGCGGTGGTTGCGGATGAGGTAGGTAAACTAGCCCAACGTTCATCGGAAGCGGCAAAAGAAATTACCCAGTTGATTAAGGATTCAAGTGAAAGGGTTGCCGATGGGTCAAAACTGACTGATGAATCTCAACAATCATTGATTAAAATTGATGAAGGGGGTCGAGATAATATGCGAGCCATTGATGAGATTGAAAGAACGGCGGATGTTTTAGCACAAGGTACAGAGCAAGTACAAGGCCTGATGAAAGAACTTAATGTTTTGGCCGAACAAATTGCGGGTATGGCGGGCGAGCAGGGTGAGCGTCGTGAGGTTGCAGAAAAAGCATTATTATTATTACTTGAAGAATCAAATCGTATTACAGAATTAGTTGGTGAGGCGAATAAGGGTGCGAATGAAATTGGGACAGAAATGAATAGTATTGTATCGCGCACAGAGGAAATGAGTACGATGACAGATCAACAAGCAAAACGTTCTGCAAAAGTGGTAAATATTTCTAATTCATCCGCGCAGGCAGCAGAACAAACAGTGGAAGGAGCGGGAACCGTTGTAAAAATTACTGAGGGTTTACAAGATTTGTCAAAAGATCTAACAACTCAGGTCGAAAACTTCAAAATTTAG